A region from the Variovorax sp. V93 genome encodes:
- the cheD gene encoding chemoreceptor glutamine deamidase CheD yields MNTNLAAQKGFLPAAVPGSVATHHYFDRDFDCAAVKLLPAEYYVTDAGVLLTTVLGSCVAACITDVEAGVAGMNHFMLPDDAEAGSREQAGAMRYGAHAMDVLIAELLRAGARRERLKAKVFGGAAVLANMTMLNIGGRNADFVLRYLEKQRIAVAAQDLRGLHARRVCLLPESGKAVVRKLRAPVDIQAVQRDEGELLRKWSATYGKGSWIA; encoded by the coding sequence ATGAACACGAACCTCGCTGCGCAGAAGGGCTTCCTGCCCGCGGCCGTGCCGGGTTCGGTGGCCACGCACCACTACTTCGACCGCGACTTCGATTGCGCCGCGGTCAAGCTGCTGCCGGCGGAGTACTACGTGACCGATGCCGGCGTCCTCTTGACCACGGTGCTGGGCTCCTGCGTGGCCGCCTGCATCACCGACGTGGAGGCGGGCGTGGCGGGCATGAACCACTTCATGCTGCCCGACGACGCCGAGGCGGGCTCGCGCGAGCAGGCCGGCGCCATGCGCTACGGCGCCCATGCCATGGACGTGCTGATCGCCGAGCTGCTGCGCGCGGGCGCGCGCCGCGAGCGGCTCAAGGCCAAGGTCTTCGGCGGCGCCGCGGTGCTGGCGAACATGACCATGCTCAACATCGGCGGGCGCAACGCCGATTTCGTGCTGCGCTACCTCGAGAAGCAGCGCATCGCCGTCGCTGCGCAGGACCTGCGCGGCCTGCATGCGCGCCGCGTGTGCCTGCTGCCTGAGAGCGGCAAGGCGGTGGTGCGCAAGCTGCGCGCGCCGGTCGACATCCAGGCGGTCCAGCGCGACGAAGGCGAACTGCTGCGCAAATGGTCCGCCACATATGGCAAGGGAAGCTGGATCGCATGA
- a CDS encoding CheR family methyltransferase produces MTSEFLFTDSDFSRIRTLIHRRAGIALGEHKRQMVYSRLSRRLRELGLPEFSAYLAMLEDSRDGQEWQLFINSLTTNLTSFFREAHHFPVLAELARKCAQPPTVWCAAASTGEEPYSIAITLMEALGERASAARVIATDIDTAVLARASAGVFTMEQVNRMSTDRLRRFFNKGTGANAGKVRVRPEVAAMVKFSRLNLLDASWPVKEPVDAIFCRNVMIYFDKPTQKKLLDRFMPLLKPHGLLFAGHSENASLVNQSFKTVGQTVYALGKARA; encoded by the coding sequence ATGACCTCCGAATTTCTTTTCACCGACAGCGATTTTTCGCGCATTCGCACGCTCATCCACCGGCGCGCCGGCATCGCGCTGGGCGAGCACAAGCGGCAGATGGTGTACAGCCGGCTCTCGCGCCGGTTGCGCGAGCTCGGGCTGCCCGAGTTTTCGGCCTACCTGGCCATGCTGGAAGACAGTCGCGACGGCCAGGAGTGGCAGCTGTTCATCAACTCGCTGACCACCAACCTGACTTCGTTCTTCCGCGAGGCGCACCACTTTCCGGTGCTCGCGGAACTGGCGCGCAAGTGCGCCCAGCCGCCCACCGTGTGGTGCGCGGCCGCATCGACCGGCGAAGAGCCCTATTCGATCGCGATCACGCTGATGGAGGCGCTCGGCGAGCGTGCGAGCGCAGCGCGCGTGATTGCCACCGACATCGACACCGCGGTGCTGGCCCGCGCGTCGGCCGGCGTCTTCACGATGGAGCAGGTCAACCGCATGTCGACCGACCGCCTGCGGCGCTTCTTCAACAAGGGCACGGGTGCGAACGCCGGCAAGGTGCGGGTGCGCCCCGAGGTGGCTGCCATGGTCAAGTTCTCGCGGCTCAACCTGCTCGATGCCTCATGGCCCGTGAAGGAGCCGGTGGACGCGATCTTCTGCCGCAACGTGATGATCTATTTCGACAAGCCCACGCAGAAGAAGCTGCTCGACCGCTTCATGCCGCTGCTCAAGCCGCACGGCCTGCTGTTCGCGGGGCATTCGGAGAACGCCTCGCTGGTCAACCAGAGCTTCAAGACGGTCGGGCAGACGGTGTACGCGCTGGGCAAGGCGCGTGCATGA
- a CDS encoding EAL and HDOD domain-containing protein, whose translation MRFDFFRRATAEETPAAEAALGLAAPRNAEGFVAYTLLLDAHKRVAGYKLDWRAAARPEEAPDAISQFKSLVACVTEHLNPPDTPWRLGRSELFFDVNAESLALGALQSLPPEFTVLCLELGDLANEELRPILHFLHEQGFSFMLCRANALPEDPELLGLVSHFDVGAGDPLLVAAARGKEQPDHMPIQPIATRMASWKDFEACAARRVDVFADPNCGLPPPAASTGSHALQPESVLIMRLLQMIQRNEDLREIEAALKRDAALTYRLLRHMNSPAVGAGVEIHSLHHAVTMLGYSPLFRWLSLLLATSNPMGSPPFMMKRAIMRGRFVELMGEIMLPRGESDNLFVVGMFSLIDQLLGIPMQEVLNKVQLSDSVQQAILTRGGVYGPFLSLAEACELDTGEAARLAEALLLSAGQVNAAHLSALAWSQDVIPAEAA comes from the coding sequence ATGCGTTTTGATTTTTTCCGGCGCGCCACGGCCGAGGAAACGCCGGCAGCCGAAGCGGCCCTGGGCCTGGCGGCTCCGCGCAATGCAGAGGGCTTTGTGGCCTACACCTTGCTGCTCGATGCGCACAAGCGCGTCGCAGGCTACAAGCTCGACTGGCGCGCGGCTGCCAGGCCCGAAGAAGCGCCGGATGCGATCAGCCAGTTCAAGTCGCTCGTGGCCTGCGTGACCGAGCACCTCAACCCGCCGGACACGCCGTGGCGGCTGGGGCGCAGCGAACTGTTCTTCGACGTGAATGCCGAATCGCTGGCGCTGGGCGCGCTGCAATCGCTGCCGCCCGAGTTCACCGTGCTCTGCCTGGAGCTCGGCGACCTGGCCAACGAGGAGCTGCGGCCGATCCTGCACTTCCTGCACGAGCAGGGGTTCAGCTTCATGCTGTGCCGCGCCAATGCGCTGCCGGAAGATCCCGAACTGCTCGGCCTGGTGAGCCATTTCGACGTGGGTGCCGGCGATCCCCTGCTGGTGGCGGCCGCGCGCGGCAAGGAGCAGCCCGACCACATGCCGATCCAGCCGATCGCCACGCGCATGGCCTCGTGGAAAGACTTCGAAGCCTGCGCTGCCCGCCGCGTCGACGTGTTCGCCGATCCGAACTGCGGCCTGCCGCCGCCTGCAGCGAGCACCGGCAGCCATGCGCTGCAGCCCGAGTCGGTGCTGATCATGCGGCTCTTGCAGATGATCCAGCGCAACGAGGACCTGCGCGAGATCGAGGCCGCCCTCAAGCGCGATGCCGCGCTCACCTACCGGCTGCTGCGCCACATGAATTCACCGGCCGTGGGGGCCGGCGTCGAGATCCATTCGCTGCACCACGCGGTGACGATGCTCGGCTATTCGCCGCTGTTCCGCTGGCTCTCGCTGCTGCTGGCCACCAGCAACCCCATGGGCAGCCCGCCCTTCATGATGAAGAGGGCCATCATGCGCGGCCGCTTCGTCGAGCTGATGGGCGAGATCATGCTGCCGCGGGGCGAGTCGGACAACCTGTTCGTGGTGGGCATGTTCTCGCTGATCGACCAGCTGCTGGGCATTCCGATGCAGGAGGTGCTGAACAAGGTGCAGCTTTCCGATTCGGTCCAGCAGGCCATCCTCACGCGCGGCGGCGTGTACGGCCCCTTCCTCTCGCTGGCCGAGGCCTGCGAACTGGACACCGGCGAGGCGGCGCGCCTGGCGGAAGCGCTGCTGCTGAGCGCCGGCCAGGTGAATGCCGCACACCTGTCGGCACTGGCCTGGTCGCAGGACGTGATCCCGGCCGAAGCCGCCTAG
- the cheA gene encoding chemotaxis protein CheA, giving the protein MDLSQFTQAFFVEAVELLAQMEQLLLELDAEAPDSEQLNAIFRAAHSIKGGAATFGFVALTDTTHLLETLLDRARHGQLTLSRSMIDSFLETKDALQEQLMAYQAENEPDPERVAHICEVLRQLALESDGAQAAPAPAPAPAPAAVPAASAAAVSASGGALRIRFSRLSDSECELLADELGNLGKLLSRTRSGDQLTVLLDTSCAPDDIVAVCCFVIDESQIEITAEPAGDAAPAAAPIAAAPAAPAAAASQPAPAPAGPASRPASSPAAAAGAKDSSSIRVDVEKVDQLINLVGELVITQSMLTQAATMLDPVECERFLSGLGHLERNARDLQESVMSIRMMPMDYVFSRFPRVIRDVSAKLGKEVRLDTFGKETELDKGLIERIIDPLTHLVRNSLDHGIETPAQRIAKGKEAEGQLLLSAQHHGGNIVIEVSDDGAGLNRQKILAKAMQQGLPVTDTMPDDEVWQLIFAPGFSTAEQVTDISGRGVGMDVVKRNIQEMGGHVEISSREGWGTTTRIVLPLTLAILNGMSVKVGSEAYILPLSYVIESLQPRTEHLHSITSDGHVIKVRGEYLPLIELHGVFDVAGAQTDPTQGILVIVQAGETRFALLVDELLGQHQVVVKNLETNYRKVPGISAATILGDGSVAFIIDVDAMPRIQRAHVERATVLARAARAEPVAA; this is encoded by the coding sequence ATGGATCTCAGTCAGTTCACACAGGCATTTTTCGTCGAAGCCGTCGAGCTTCTGGCGCAGATGGAGCAGCTGCTTCTCGAGCTGGACGCCGAGGCGCCCGACAGCGAGCAGCTCAACGCCATCTTCCGTGCCGCGCATTCGATCAAGGGCGGCGCGGCCACCTTCGGCTTCGTCGCGCTGACCGACACCACCCACCTTCTGGAAACCCTGCTGGACCGCGCGCGCCACGGCCAGCTGACGCTGAGCCGCTCGATGATCGATTCATTCCTGGAAACGAAGGACGCCTTGCAAGAACAACTGATGGCCTACCAGGCCGAGAACGAACCCGACCCCGAGCGCGTGGCGCACATCTGCGAGGTGCTGCGCCAGCTGGCGCTGGAGAGCGACGGTGCGCAGGCCGCGCCTGCACCGGCACCCGCACCCGCGCCCGCCGCCGTGCCCGCTGCTTCCGCCGCCGCGGTGTCCGCGTCGGGCGGGGCGCTGCGCATCCGGTTCTCGCGCCTGTCCGACAGCGAATGCGAGCTGCTCGCCGACGAGCTCGGCAACCTCGGCAAGCTGCTGTCGCGTACGCGCAGCGGCGACCAGCTCACGGTGCTTCTCGACACCAGCTGCGCGCCCGACGACATCGTGGCCGTGTGCTGCTTCGTCATCGACGAGTCGCAGATCGAGATCACGGCCGAGCCTGCTGGCGATGCGGCTCCTGCGGCCGCGCCCATTGCCGCCGCGCCAGCCGCACCGGCGGCCGCGGCATCGCAGCCCGCTCCAGCGCCGGCCGGCCCGGCGTCCAGGCCGGCGTCTTCTCCGGCTGCCGCAGCGGGCGCCAAGGATTCGAGCTCGATCCGCGTCGACGTGGAAAAGGTCGACCAGCTCATCAACCTGGTGGGCGAGCTGGTGATCACGCAGTCCATGCTCACGCAGGCCGCCACCATGCTCGATCCGGTGGAGTGCGAGCGCTTCCTGAGCGGCCTCGGCCACCTGGAGCGCAATGCGCGCGACCTGCAGGAATCGGTGATGTCGATCCGCATGATGCCGATGGACTACGTCTTCAGCCGCTTTCCGCGCGTGATCCGCGACGTCAGCGCCAAGCTCGGCAAGGAGGTGCGCCTGGACACCTTCGGCAAGGAGACCGAGCTCGACAAGGGCCTGATCGAACGCATCATCGATCCGCTCACCCACCTGGTGCGCAACAGCCTGGACCACGGCATCGAGACGCCGGCACAGCGCATCGCCAAGGGCAAGGAAGCCGAAGGGCAGCTGCTGCTGTCGGCACAGCACCATGGCGGCAACATCGTGATCGAGGTCAGCGACGACGGCGCGGGCCTGAACCGCCAGAAGATCCTCGCCAAGGCCATGCAGCAGGGCCTGCCCGTGACCGACACCATGCCCGACGACGAGGTGTGGCAGCTGATCTTCGCGCCCGGCTTCTCCACGGCCGAGCAGGTCACCGACATCTCGGGGCGCGGCGTCGGCATGGACGTGGTCAAGCGCAACATCCAGGAGATGGGCGGGCACGTGGAGATCAGCTCGCGCGAGGGCTGGGGCACCACCACCCGCATCGTGCTGCCGCTCACGCTGGCCATCCTCAACGGCATGTCGGTCAAGGTGGGCAGCGAGGCCTACATCCTGCCGCTGAGCTACGTGATCGAGTCGCTGCAGCCGCGCACCGAGCACCTGCATTCGATCACCAGCGACGGCCACGTGATCAAGGTGCGCGGGGAGTACCTGCCGCTGATCGAGCTGCACGGCGTGTTCGACGTGGCCGGCGCGCAGACCGACCCGACCCAGGGCATCCTGGTGATCGTGCAGGCTGGCGAGACGCGCTTCGCACTCCTGGTGGACGAGCTGCTCGGCCAGCACCAGGTGGTGGTCAAGAACCTGGAGACCAACTACCGCAAGGTGCCGGGCATCTCGGCCGCGACGATCCTGGGCGACGGCAGCGTGGCTTTCATCATCGACGTGGATGCCATGCCGCGCATCCAGCGCGCGCACGTGGAGCGTGCCACCGTGCTGGCCCGTGCGGCGCGCGCGGAGCCGGTCGCGGCCTGA
- the motB gene encoding flagellar motor protein MotB translates to MSTEKHRVVVRRVAAHGGGGHGGGWKIAYADFMTAMMAFFLVMWLLSNTSPKQREGIAEHFRMPLKVALSGGEKSSTSISVVPGGGMDPSARIDGEVQRADAEDDADADRLASMKERLDKLIENSPVFRQFRSQILIDITTEGLRLQIVDNENRPMFDLASAQVVPHMRAILRELGPTLNELPNKITLSGHTDAFVYSNGDRSYGNWELSADRANASRRELVMGGMAENKVLRVVGLADSMHLDRSNPRNPINRRISIILLNHRTQQQIEHENSGGGGTAGALRPAKSKASQPPLFAPADNLKVTVKGSPAPTHP, encoded by the coding sequence ATGAGCACGGAAAAGCACAGGGTCGTGGTCAGGCGCGTCGCCGCCCATGGAGGCGGCGGGCACGGCGGCGGGTGGAAGATCGCCTATGCGGACTTCATGACCGCCATGATGGCGTTCTTCCTCGTGATGTGGCTCTTGTCCAATACCTCGCCCAAGCAGCGCGAGGGCATCGCCGAGCACTTCCGCATGCCGCTGAAGGTGGCGCTCAGCGGCGGCGAGAAGAGCAGCACCAGCATCAGCGTGGTGCCCGGCGGCGGCATGGACCCGAGCGCGCGGATCGACGGCGAGGTGCAGCGCGCCGACGCCGAGGACGACGCCGACGCGGACCGCCTGGCCAGCATGAAGGAGCGGCTGGACAAGCTCATCGAGAACAGCCCGGTGTTCCGCCAGTTCCGCTCGCAGATCCTGATCGACATCACGACCGAGGGCCTGCGCCTGCAGATCGTCGACAACGAGAACCGCCCGATGTTCGACCTGGCCAGCGCGCAGGTGGTGCCGCATATGCGCGCCATCCTGCGCGAGCTCGGGCCCACGCTCAACGAGCTGCCCAACAAGATCACGCTGTCGGGCCACACCGATGCCTTCGTCTACAGCAACGGCGACCGCTCCTACGGCAATTGGGAGCTGTCGGCCGACCGGGCCAACGCCTCACGGCGCGAGCTGGTCATGGGCGGCATGGCCGAGAACAAGGTGCTGCGCGTGGTCGGCCTGGCCGACAGCATGCACCTGGACCGCAGCAATCCGCGCAACCCGATCAACCGGCGCATCAGCATCATCCTGCTCAACCACCGCACGCAGCAGCAGATCGAGCACGAGAACAGCGGCGGCGGCGGCACTGCCGGCGCCCTCCGGCCCGCAAAGTCGAAGGCTTCGCAGCCGCCGCTCTTCGCCCCCGCAGACAACCTGAAGGTGACCGTCAAAGGATCGCCGGCACCCACGCACCCTTAA
- the motA gene encoding flagellar motor stator protein MotA codes for MLLLVGYLVVIGAVFGGYALMGGHFGVLFQPVELLMIGGAALGAFLAGNNGKTIKATLKELPLLLRSSKHNRQLYLDLLALLYELLAKARKEGMMKLESDVEDPAQSQIFSRYPEILADAGVMEFLCDYLRLVISGNTDAFEIEALMDHEIETIKHEAEMPVHSLSRVGDALPALGIVAAVMGVVHALGSADLPPAEMGALIAHAMVGTFLGVLLAYGFVSPLASLIDQKVSEGMKLYQCAKVTLLASLNGYAPQLAVEFGRKVLFSTERPSFTELDSHVREVKAR; via the coding sequence GTGCTCCTTCTGGTTGGGTATCTGGTGGTGATTGGCGCCGTCTTCGGCGGCTATGCGCTGATGGGCGGGCACTTCGGCGTGCTGTTCCAGCCGGTCGAACTGCTGATGATCGGCGGCGCGGCACTGGGCGCCTTCCTTGCGGGCAACAACGGCAAGACGATCAAGGCCACGCTCAAGGAGCTGCCGCTGCTGCTGCGTTCGTCCAAGCACAACCGGCAGCTCTACCTGGACCTGCTCGCGCTGCTCTACGAGCTGCTGGCCAAGGCGCGCAAGGAAGGGATGATGAAGCTGGAGTCCGACGTGGAGGACCCGGCGCAGAGCCAGATCTTCAGCCGCTACCCCGAGATCCTGGCCGATGCCGGCGTGATGGAGTTCCTGTGCGACTACCTGCGGCTGGTCATCAGCGGCAATACCGACGCATTCGAGATCGAGGCGCTGATGGACCACGAGATCGAGACCATCAAGCACGAGGCCGAGATGCCCGTGCACAGCCTCTCGCGCGTGGGCGATGCGCTGCCTGCGCTGGGCATCGTCGCGGCCGTGATGGGCGTGGTGCATGCGCTGGGCTCGGCCGACCTGCCGCCCGCGGAAATGGGCGCGCTCATCGCGCACGCCATGGTGGGCACCTTCCTTGGCGTGCTGCTGGCCTACGGCTTCGTCTCGCCGCTGGCTTCGCTGATCGACCAGAAGGTGTCCGAGGGCATGAAGCTGTACCAGTGCGCCAAGGTCACGCTGCTCGCCAGCCTCAACGGCTACGCGCCGCAGCTGGCGGTGGAGTTCGGCCGCAAGGTGCTGTTCTCGACCGAGCGGCCCAGCTTCACCGAGCTGGACAGCCACGTGCGCGAAGTCAAGGCGCGCTGA
- the flhC gene encoding flagellar transcriptional regulator FlhC encodes MTRKSVLGEVREVQLAIQLIQLGARLQFLEAEVGLSRERLIRLYKEIKGVSPPKGLLPFSTDWYMTWLANIHSSMFYNMYQFMKIHSDEEKVWILIKSYKLYLQQIAAQDSEPILDFTRAYTMVRFFDSDMLQLSTCCRCSGQFVAHAHDHKSGYVCVLCRPPSRAGKARGAKRGAAGEATTLGIEGMGFGVEAAPGGAGLH; translated from the coding sequence ATGACGCGCAAGAGCGTCCTGGGCGAGGTGCGCGAAGTCCAGCTTGCGATCCAGCTGATCCAGCTGGGCGCCCGCCTGCAGTTCCTGGAGGCGGAGGTGGGCCTGAGCCGCGAGCGGCTGATCCGCCTCTACAAGGAAATCAAGGGTGTTTCCCCGCCCAAGGGACTGCTTCCCTTTTCAACCGATTGGTACATGACGTGGCTGGCGAATATCCATTCGTCAATGTTTTACAACATGTATCAATTCATGAAGATTCATTCGGACGAAGAAAAAGTCTGGATATTGATTAAAAGCTACAAACTTTATTTGCAGCAAATTGCGGCGCAGGACAGCGAGCCAATTCTGGATTTCACGCGCGCCTACACGATGGTGCGATTTTTCGACAGCGACATGCTGCAGCTGAGTACCTGCTGCCGCTGCTCGGGGCAGTTCGTCGCGCATGCGCACGACCACAAGAGCGGCTACGTGTGCGTGCTCTGCCGGCCGCCGTCGCGCGCGGGCAAGGCGCGCGGCGCCAAGCGCGGCGCGGCGGGCGAGGCCACCACGCTCGGCATCGAAGGCATGGGTTTTGGCGTGGAGGCGGCGCCGGGCGGCGCGGGGCTCCACTGA
- the flhD gene encoding flagellar transcriptional regulator FlhD, with product MSVANGEISREIGDINLAYMLLAQKLVKQDRVAAMFRLGVSSELADMLAGMSLAQIVKLAASNFLLCSFRLDEHASMSAVVGEGKDTMLQQAHMSILMSARSLQTRKAAVAA from the coding sequence ATGAGCGTAGCCAACGGCGAAATCTCCCGGGAAATCGGCGACATCAACCTCGCCTACATGCTGCTGGCGCAGAAGCTGGTCAAGCAGGACCGCGTGGCGGCGATGTTTCGGCTCGGCGTGAGCAGCGAACTGGCCGACATGCTGGCCGGCATGTCGCTGGCGCAGATCGTCAAGCTGGCGGCGTCGAACTTCCTGCTGTGCAGTTTCAGGCTGGACGAGCATGCTTCGATGTCGGCCGTGGTTGGCGAAGGTAAGGACACGATGCTGCAACAAGCGCACATGTCGATCCTGATGTCGGCACGAAGCCTGCAGACCCGAAAAGCAGCGGTGGCCGCATGA
- a CDS encoding EscU/YscU/HrcU family type III secretion system export apparatus switch protein: MTTPAQPRQSAVALSHADTAKAPVVVAKGYGVTAESILRQARENGVYVHASPDLVRLLMQVDLDRQIPPQLYLAVAEVMAWIHGIENDRGQAAGRSD; this comes from the coding sequence ATGACGACCCCCGCGCAACCGCGCCAGAGCGCAGTGGCCCTGTCCCACGCCGACACCGCGAAGGCGCCGGTGGTGGTGGCCAAGGGCTATGGCGTGACCGCGGAATCGATCCTTCGGCAGGCGCGCGAGAACGGTGTCTACGTGCACGCCTCGCCGGACCTGGTCCGGCTGCTGATGCAGGTGGACCTCGATCGGCAGATTCCGCCGCAGCTTTACCTGGCGGTGGCCGAAGTCATGGCGTGGATCCACGGCATCGAGAACGACAGGGGCCAGGCAGCTGGCCGATCCGATTAA
- a CDS encoding flagellar hook-length control protein FliK yields the protein MNRPIGPAVDALLAAKLSSTRPDLAVLQTEVGTSMPVGPMAEIQKVKNDVRLPSHAMLEAPLAAGTPPALPRADAPPSIDTRWSAAARVIGAVLADLHAEPEPVRGATPVWTSPQEAPAGAVLAAALGRSVSGSGLFYESHLLEFAMGLRTLSQLAEEPQVRLTQLTQPLQQPAVPGTAEAPPTAMPQPAVAQRAAAAPLFAAGGPTAPVASGALPQALPSEIASRAGAPSAQTHQAALASTSHVAAMAGEERTASLGAAEAGAANAPARAAAPAAAELIHPQTAALVHQQLDLLATAVFRWSGQAWPGVPMAWSIHEETEQPGDAPEGRGDGGGTPARRWTTTVSLTLPKLGAVDLRLSLAGELVQAHLCASEAATLVRLRSDGGELAPRLEAAGLRLQDLQITAMERTA from the coding sequence ATGAACAGACCGATCGGACCTGCCGTCGATGCGCTGCTTGCCGCGAAGCTTTCTTCGACGCGGCCGGACCTGGCCGTGCTGCAGACCGAGGTCGGCACCAGCATGCCCGTCGGGCCGATGGCCGAGATCCAGAAGGTCAAGAACGATGTCCGGCTGCCGTCGCACGCCATGCTCGAGGCGCCCCTTGCGGCCGGTACGCCACCCGCGCTGCCGCGCGCCGATGCGCCGCCCTCGATCGACACGCGGTGGTCCGCGGCGGCACGCGTCATCGGCGCCGTGCTGGCGGACCTGCATGCCGAACCGGAGCCGGTGCGCGGCGCGACGCCGGTGTGGACGTCGCCACAGGAGGCGCCGGCCGGCGCCGTGCTCGCGGCCGCGCTGGGACGATCGGTGAGCGGCAGCGGACTCTTCTACGAATCGCATCTGCTCGAATTCGCCATGGGGCTGCGCACGCTGTCGCAGCTGGCCGAGGAGCCGCAGGTTCGGCTGACGCAGCTGACGCAGCCGCTTCAGCAGCCGGCCGTGCCTGGCACCGCCGAGGCGCCACCCACTGCGATGCCCCAGCCTGCTGTCGCCCAGCGTGCTGCCGCGGCGCCACTCTTCGCTGCCGGCGGGCCCACTGCGCCCGTGGCGTCCGGTGCATTGCCGCAGGCACTGCCGTCCGAAATCGCTTCGCGCGCCGGCGCGCCGTCCGCCCAGACCCACCAGGCCGCGCTTGCCTCGACAAGCCATGTGGCCGCGATGGCCGGCGAGGAGCGCACGGCCAGCCTCGGCGCCGCTGAAGCCGGTGCAGCCAATGCTCCGGCGCGCGCGGCGGCGCCCGCCGCGGCCGAGCTGATCCATCCGCAGACCGCCGCGCTGGTGCACCAGCAGCTCGACCTGCTGGCCACCGCCGTGTTCCGCTGGAGCGGCCAGGCGTGGCCGGGTGTGCCGATGGCGTGGTCGATCCACGAAGAAACCGAACAACCCGGCGATGCGCCCGAAGGCCGCGGCGATGGGGGCGGCACGCCTGCGCGCCGCTGGACGACCACGGTGTCGCTCACGCTGCCGAAGCTGGGCGCGGTGGATCTTCGCCTGAGCCTGGCTGGCGAACTGGTCCAGGCGCACCTGTGCGCCAGCGAGGCCGCGACGCTGGTCCGGCTGCGCAGCGATGGCGGCGAACTGGCACCGCGTCTCGAGGCCGCAGGCCTGCGGCTGCAGGACCTGCAGATCACGGCCATGGAGCGCACCGCATGA
- a CDS encoding flagellar protein FliT, producing the protein MPVRHEVIRCYGELAAAMSLMASLARAREWDRLPELEARCAALVDRLKAVGAVSLDAAQLEEVRGLIARIHADQAEVCGLVKPQLERLVAKMAQLQNRSDLGKAYGLPH; encoded by the coding sequence GTGCCCGTCCGCCACGAAGTCATCCGTTGCTATGGCGAGCTCGCTGCGGCCATGTCGCTCATGGCCTCGCTGGCCCGCGCGAGGGAATGGGACCGGCTGCCCGAGCTCGAAGCCCGCTGCGCGGCGCTGGTCGACCGGCTCAAGGCCGTTGGCGCGGTGTCGCTCGATGCGGCGCAGCTCGAAGAAGTGCGCGGCCTGATCGCGCGCATCCACGCCGACCAGGCCGAGGTGTGCGGACTGGTCAAACCGCAGCTCGAACGCCTGGTGGCCAAGATGGCCCAGCTGCAGAACCGCAGCGATCTGGGCAAGGCCTACGGCCTGCCGCACTGA
- the fliS gene encoding flagellar export chaperone FliS — MYTPHTFRTGASAYARVGMETRTMSASPHQLIVMLFDGVVTSIGMARHHMATGEMAAKGNAISKAVSIVDNGLKAALDAKAAGAAGAELVGNLSALYDYVIRRLLYANLHNEPKALDEAEALLENVASAWREIGGASAGN; from the coding sequence ATGTACACCCCCCACACCTTCAGGACCGGCGCCAGCGCGTATGCGCGCGTCGGCATGGAGACGCGCACCATGAGCGCGTCGCCGCACCAGCTCATCGTCATGCTGTTCGACGGCGTCGTCACCAGCATCGGCATGGCACGCCACCACATGGCCACCGGCGAGATGGCCGCCAAGGGCAACGCGATCTCCAAGGCCGTGAGCATCGTCGACAACGGCCTGAAGGCCGCCCTCGATGCCAAGGCCGCGGGCGCGGCTGGCGCCGAACTGGTGGGCAATCTCTCGGCGCTGTACGACTACGTGATCCGCCGGTTGCTCTATGCCAACCTGCACAACGAGCCGAAGGCGCTCGACGAGGCGGAGGCATTGCTCGAGAACGTCGCGTCCGCATGGCGCGAGATCGGCGGCGCCAGTGCCGGCAATTGA